In Mytilus edulis chromosome 8, xbMytEdul2.2, whole genome shotgun sequence, the genomic window ccaaagtgtacaaaacgtacacttggggggagggggttaaaaaatcaacatttttaccgtacgcttttttttttatttccggaATTTATATCGTTTCCGTCAGGAAAGTCGATTTATAAAATCGAAAATTGGCTTGGGtgtgtttctcttcttatttcttctttattattttcacttgatgatattgatttcgatatcataattctACTCAATCGGGATTGAACGATTACAAGATCAAATCATtatcatatgaaaactaaatctttcaaaaatatgaactagtaaaattatttaaacaaaaagtttgcaagcatttctcagtacccctgattgtcaatttcacctgctttattaTTGATCGATATCGTTTTActctatttaataaacaaaattgatggAAACACTAACATgctaaattctttgaatgttttgattttgacaagacgtcattttgtgaaaagattttaaactggtccttcgattaatttccttgtaatgCGTTCCAAAATAGTTAAccagtaaaccggaagtaaactgATTTTTTCTTCgtataagcctcctttaattaggagcacctccatatgaagtttaaccttaacttaaaaaatatccaatatatgtacacgttacagtatatatacataaacgataatagtgccatgaatggcatatttacagggaccttttaaatagaaatacaggcgggaaaattaaaaactcaaaatgttttaaaacattacacttttattgattactgtcttgagctctgattccatcaacaactgtcagtccatactttacaaatgcaatataaccatgtatttccctttctttgattcttagcataatttatgtgcccttttgataatcttttgcatgctctaggtgccctttttttattggagttaccattcccactgtgtgataggggaaacactaaTTTTTGTACTCTTTATTCTGACAAAACACAAGCATcatagatgtcatcaaataaaacagtcagatatgttttagtttttttttcaatgcaaatttctatattaaactaaaatataatagacaggatcttctttttattgagaATGACCGATTcttctcttgaaatctgaaaatggttgatgtacactttttgagggagggtggggggtctgaaaaagtgtacgttttgtacactttggaaaatggttgacaattatggatgacccctaattTCACAttaagatatattgatgatgttctttccattaacaactCCAACTTTTCTGATTGGTTTCAGTTAATGTAACCCCAGAACTATAAACTAAAGAAACAACAGTCACGGTTTTCTCCGCCCCGTTATTTTTTTACGTATaactcgaatttgacatacacagtcatctcagtaccagaatcaatgacaaacgagatgatttttattttgaaattatcaatccCCCCTCCCCCACTTTTGTAGCAAtttaccaacttcacctgcatatgggatatacatttatCCAACCTATTCAAGAGCACGCAGCAACTACTCAGACTTCgcaaaacgtcaccagtgtctgttTGTCAAAAAACTTGTCGTTCTTTTCTAAAAAGAAGGTCattggaaggtaccaagaccttgttgataaatattccgaaTCAACTGCACAAATAATACACTATGGTCTTGATTCTTGGTACTGACGTAATtttcatcttaattacgtgttatagtattctttgaTTTGTCATTCTTATATTACTTTTACcgtttagtctgtttttggtaatatccatttTAAGTGGCTGTATACTTATACACCCCATCATTGTGGTATTGTTCTatgattatttttgtattcttgtctttatcTTTTCTAATATGTTTAGTCTATATACATTTTAGTGATTCTTTGTAACAATGACGTGTCTCTGTACTTTTACATCCTGTCATTGTTCTATCCTTTTTgatttttcatcggagttcattatttttgtgattttactttcgaTCACACGTTTGTTCTCCTAAAATTTGTCAGTGAGAAAACAATGAATTTAAACTGTTAGTATGTGTAATATTTGTACGACACTCTTTGAATAGTCTATTGTCTTTGTCTATTCTAATGCGAATTCACCAACCCAGTattcagcacttttgtgttgccATGAAATATCATTCATATGTAATTTTCTGTAAATTAActgttgacaaaaaaatacaactgtTTCTACAACCATAACATAGATTGGACTTATTTAGCCCAAAATTTCGTAATTTTCGGTAATCAATTTAGTTCTTCTTCCATTTGTTCTGATTCGAGCGAAACCAGTGAGTAtaaatagaggcaacagtagtataccgctgtccgaAACGCATtcttcgattgaaaaaaaacccgggttacaaacttaaacagagggaaacgcattagatataagaggagaacaacgacacaacattaaaatttaacacacacagaaacgaactaagcattaaaCAAAATGCAGACGAAACCTGGCATATCAAACTGTAAGTcgggtatctttgatgagttttttgtttaattaatttaaCTATAGAATTTTCGTGAGCGTTTGtctaaaattgtttttgtaattAGAACATCGGGTGAATTGATTGCAGAACTTTTGTAGACAATGTAGAGCTGATATTTTGCGTGAACATCTGTGTATTGTTGCTGATCGGATGGTGCGGTATAAatgatttttagtatttttttgtcGTTTAATTGCTTTCTCCATGATATATACCACACACCTTTTTTCCTCATTATATGAAATGGCATTAGTCTACgttaaaagttacaaaaatagACTTTATAACAATAACACAAATCTTTACCATCCGAGTGTATTCCGACAGATAGTGGGTTGGCGTTTAACATAAGCTATTTATCAtgtttctcaattttattaaatttttaaagcgatGAAATCAGCCATCCAGCAAAATACGGACTACCATTGATATCGCTTAAAATTAGACCAGAAGGTGTTTTGGTAGAGTGAGTTCTAACATACACCGTATCTCAAATATTTAAGACAACAACGATGCTTCCTGTCGAAAATTGACCAGAACACCCATTTTTGACATTGACATGGATTGTTCCTTTGACCTCGGGGAAAGATCATTAGTTAAATGACATAAAATGATCAACAAAGAAACTGGCACTAAACAATAAAATGCCAAGTATCCGTGAAATTGGAATCCTGTTATTTTTCCaagatatgtattattttttttcaatatactttgaaattgaattataaaaaggACTAACCTCggttaataaaaaaatcacttggTATTATTTCTGAAATTCGTTCCAAGTTCTTGTCTTGGTTGTCCTTTCTCAACAAAGTATTCTCTCCTGGTGTCGATTTTAAGTTGATCTTTGACTTTATTATGAGTTTTCGTAGAACCGAAATGGATTTTTCGTGAATTCCTTGTAATCGTGCCACCTGAAAAAGTGTAATCTTCAATTTTGTGATTTCATTTTTCTGAGTCTGAACAACCGATTTTAATTCTTCGATCTCGTTGGATTGCTTCACACGAACTTTATCTACCTGGTTCAGTCTCTCTTCATACCGATGTAGTTCTAATATGGTGTTTGCACATATGCCAAGAAATGTGGTATAGAGAATTATTATCCCAAGAAATTTTATGAACATTGTACTGACGCCGCTCCCAAAATGCACAAACACCTTGAAAAACTTCGTATTATAGATAAACCTACAAACTAGTATTGAGAATTGACAAAAGATAAGAATAGACGCCTTTTACCattatttatcctgcaattgggtgtcctactatacagatacagccctacagatatcgctatgctgtatccgtatactatacagatatcgcgttgaagctccgcccactgccggactgagtattgtttgaacctgtgtgacctcagaatgtgtattccagttgcattccaatgacgatggcaattgtcgatttcaaaacttgattgTGTAtaattgtgttacaaaatcaaccatgtcaatttcagcatgcatgtttagtgaatgtcaattctgaagcgtaggacaactcgtacacttctttttcaaatttgacagtgttttgttatttgttttaactgttgaaattagttgttatgttaaaatagatactTATTCAACTTGAGCGGTGTATTATTgctgaccattcgagattcttttttgcgaaccaGTCTTCAGCGTAATGTTTGATTTTCATATTACTACGCAGGCCTCAatggattacaaatcgaaaataaatgctaaatatgttagtttttgtgtctttcaaaacacaaacaataaatagaattaattgcaggataaagacaataactgtttagtgtctttaaatatcagctgtatgtgtattcggctcgaaacaggtgtagtagctcgctaaaagctcgcatacaccttgtttcctagcctcgtacaaatacagctgatatttaaagacactaaacagttattgtctatataagaCAACCCAAATAAACTTATACAATTTCGATTGTCTGTAGTCATTTTcacatattcttttttcaaaaagctacactttttgttttaaatgtacaaataaagaGTCTTCTTATGAAACTGTCATTGAAGTGATACAACCATGATTCTGGTTAAACTATGGACTCGTTTTGACGTGATATCCCCGATTTCAAATTACGATTGAATCGAACATATGTAAGGTCAAATAGGTCGAGCAATATCTTAAAACTATTGGAATTTGCTGTATCCATCCAAACACGTGGCATTTCTGATTAAGTGCGGAATAAAAATAGTCTGTCTGGGTACAAGATGATATATTTTCTTGCGTTGACAGGTCATtaaaagatggcatattttggtatgaatattgattcactcatagatTTGTATacgaaataaacatattttttcctGAAGCAAGTTTTTGACATTGGTTATATTTTTCTCATGTATTTTATGATGATCTGTTACTTAACCCGTAAATAGATTGCTTTTCGATTGATGAAgacaatctttcaatcagtttaattgaggtctggtgCTCTCATGTTTGTAACTGCTAGTAatcatttgttaatttatgtatctttgTCATATTGGTTAGTTTATTTTGTTatctattctgacatcagactcctATGTCTTTTAAACTGAGATTTACTGAGTGTATTCTTGTGGGTTTGCTTATTCTACATTAGCTGGAGGAATATTGgagatctcactaaacatgtttaaccccgccacatttttgcgcctgtcacaagttaggagcctcttgcctttgtaagtcttgtatgtttttaaatttaattcatttatgtgTATAGGAGATTAGTGTAACGTCCATTTTTAATGAACTAATCTAATACACATGTTTGTTTAAGAGTCAGTTAAAGCACTCCTGCGGATGTGGGATTCTCTCGCTGTGTTAAGGACTCGTTGCTGGCCTACcgtgtttaaaaaaagaaaaaagatatgtatacaaaaacatttttttcatatttataaagaCTAATTTGACCACAGAACACTTTGCCGTCAAAAGTTAGAGACTTCGGAAGTTGTTGTTTTATGTCATGTCTTGGTAATGTGTTTCCTTATTTGAAGAACTTTGTAACTTGTTGTTGATTGCAGATCTTTGCTTGttgtatgtaaataaaggcaacagtagtataccgctgttcaaaactcataaatccatgaacaaataacaaaatagggataacaaactaaaactgagggaaacgcattaaatataagagaacaacgacacaacattaaaatgtatcacacacacacagaaacagactaagcattagacaaaatcctttaagaataacaaatataacatcaaagccaaatacatgaatttgggatagataagtaccgtgacacgtcttatagtaatgtgaattcacactaaaaaataagagaaaacaaacgacacaacggaaacacaacgttaaaatataacacacaaagaaacgaactataatataacaatggccatattcctgacttggtacgggacatttttaaaggaaaaaaatggtgggttgaacctggtgttgtggcatgccaaacctccctcttttatggtcatgtgaaatataacattaaaatggcaacacagcattacaggactacaatataaataaatagaacacaattgacaaagaaacacacgaataatagctaacaaaaggcaacaatttaaaaaaaaaaattaatacgccagaagtgcattttgtccacacaagactcaccagtgacgtcaagatacaaaagtttgaaagccgaaacaagtacaaagttgaacagcatcgaggaccaaaagttaaaaaaaacaacaaaaaaggcCGTgtcaaaaacggccagggttttctgttaggtaccagaacatccctattatttagaacaatttatacttttgcaaacagtacaGTTTATAAAATGCCTATGCAAAAGATGTAAACGATAAAACTGAAGTTTTagctaattacaggaaacaactgaaatacattacataacccgacaaaatgcaacacatcctaataagtttaaacctcaacgccaagtgacgtcatattagaaattgtagaaaatgacaaaaatatggCGTCACATTTGTATtagtaaaacagatcatcaaaaaatgaaaaatgacgtcacatttgaatgaataagatagacttaggattgatttaagattatatttgaaccaAATACTGAAATTACACccaataacaatgcacatttcaatacttattaatagcaaactaaggtagcaattgtATTATATAGcaatgtccggtttgttttgaatctaacttcaaacgttaGTAAAACATTGTACAGATTaggttgaacaaaatcaaatctaaaaaatgaaggcggtgattaattttctttaccataacacatgaatataatagaaaagacgtcaacacatttgacaaaatgttCTATTATTGGGGACTGTAAGGTGTCTTATAGatgcttttcattattttttcccGTTCAATTGACTTCTCAGTCCCATTATTTTTTTACACACGTCTCCTGTTTCATTTCCATTCAGAAAAGACCCGAGTACATGGCAAAAGCTATGAAAACATACTAtataagattataatagaacacAAATCTTTACGAAGCCTATTTCATCGTCAGAGTTTGGGTTCAACATTTAGTACTTTTTCATGTTAAGAACTTTTATTAAACTTTCAAAGTGATGCAATTAACCATCCAGCAAAATACGGACCACCATGAATATTGCTTTGAATGAGACCACTAGGTGTTAAGGTGGAGTGGGTTCTAACATACACTGTGTCTCCAATATTTAAGATTACAATGATACTTCCTGTTGAAAATTGGCCAGAACATCCATTTACGACATTCACATGAATCGTTCCCTCTACCTCGTCGTTTTTCATGATTTCGAATGTTCCATAATTTCTACAGTTCATTCTCAATGTATATATAAACCCGTATACTCCATATATCGGAGCAGTAAAGGCTCCTGTGAAAGGATTATAGCTGTTGTGAATGTTGGTCTTCACTAAATCAAATGCTATAGTATGGTGCGGTCCTGGGTTCAGCTCATCGTGACTCATGAGGGCATAAAATGCAACTGTTCCAATGTCTGGTGCTGAAGTTGGCACGTTGAGAAGTCTTGATGCTGAAATACAAAAGGATGAGtgaatcaaatcaaatgaaagcAAATTATTGAAATTAAGTTGAAAATTGCAAACGAGAAatctttttcaataaaattatggGTATAAAAAAGAACGAGAGCGACACGTGGTTTACCATTTTCTTACGTTGATTCTCGAACTGTGCAAATGATTCTAGCAGGGCTGGTAACATTAAATACCATCCTGATAGTCGTTCAGACATGTAATCTGTTTGTTTGTCTCAGCTCGTTCAGACATGTAATATGTTTGTTTGTCTCAGCTAAAGTTTTGTGGATTCCAAGGTTTTGTCATGATTATACTTAGGGACATAACACCAGTTAAATGACATTAAAACTATCGAAACAATACAACTCCAAGTTTTCGTACGTTTGGAATTACTGTTATTTATCTAAGATATATTAGTGAATAATTTTATTCCATATTTATTGACATTACATGTTCATAAAATCGAAATCAGTACTGACCTCGGTTAATTGAAACTTCGCCTGTCTTTATTTCTGAAATGGGTTCAAAGCTCTTGACTTGACTGTCCTTTCTCAATAAAAAATTCTCTCTAGGTGTCGATTCTaagttgacctttgacctcatgGTGAGTTTTCGTAGAACCGAAATGGATTTATCATGAATTCCTTGTAATCGTTTGACCTTTGAAAGTGTCATCTTCAATTGTGTTATTTCCTTTTTCTGTGTTATCTTTAATTGTGTTATTTCCTTTTTCTGTGTCTGAACAACTGATTTTAGGTCCTCGATCTCGTTGGATTGCTTCAGAAGAACAGCCTCAACCAGGGTCAGTCTCTCTTCATACCGACTTTGTTGCAATGTAGCGTCAGCACGTATTCCAAGAAATGTGGCAAGGTAAACTATTATCCAAAGAATTTTTATGAACATTGTACTGATACCGTTTCCAAACTGCACAAACACCTCGAAAGACGTCGTGTTATAAATAAACCTACACGTTAGTATAGAGATTTGACAAAAGATAAGAATAGACGCCTCTTATCTATATAAGACAAACGAAATGAAATCATACATTACAGTGACGCTTGTTGTagtcattttcatatttttctttctttataagGGAACCCTTTTTGTTTTAATGTACAAATAAAGATTCATCCTATGAAACTGCCAGTGATGTGATGCAACAATGAGTTTGCTTAAATTTTGGTTTCGTCCTAATTTACTATCCTCGATTTCAAATTACGATGTATTCTATCACAAGCTAGGTCTGATAGATCAAACAAAATCTAAAAGTATTGGCATTTGCTGCACCAATCCATTCACGTGGAATTTAGGAGTGATTGTCTAGATACAggatgatacattttattgtgttgtcaggtcattaaagatggcatattttggttaATATTGATTCAGTCATAGGGTCATTGTTCTAATGTACAAATGAAAAGTCTTCTTATAAAACTACCAATGAAGCGATGCAACAATGCTTTTGATTTAACTTTTATCTCATACTTTTATTCCATACTTAAACGCATTCATTCACCATCGATTGGTTTCAACAGGTtatgtacatttcatcatgtgCATTGTAATGTATATATGAGGCCTTTTGAAAGGGAtatttacccaaaatttaaatcaaataaaa contains:
- the LOC139486998 gene encoding uncharacterized protein; translation: MFIKILWIIVYLATFLGIRADATLQQSRYEERLTLVEAVLLKQSNEIEDLKSVVQTQKKEITQLKITQKKEITQLKMTLSKVKRLQGIHDKSISVLRKLTMRSKVNLESTPRENFLLRKDSQVKSFEPISEIKTGEVSINRASRLLNVPTSAPDIGTVAFYALMSHDELNPGPHHTIAFDLVKTNIHNSYNPFTGAFTAPIYGVYGFIYTLRMNCRNYGTFEIMKNDEVEGTIHVNVVNGCSGQFSTGSIIVILNIGDTVYVRTHSTLTPSGLIQSNIHGGPYFAGWLIASL